The Zootoca vivipara chromosome 4, rZooViv1.1, whole genome shotgun sequence genome has a segment encoding these proteins:
- the TBC1D23 gene encoding TBC1 domain family member 23 isoform X3: MAGGEEALPPRSWENDLAEALEEGGCDLETVRSIIQGRPLPDDLRAKVWKIALNVAGKGDSLASWDGCLDLPEQTLIHKDCQELVDQLSVPEEDKSVLLLDIESVITFYCKSRNVKYSSSLSWTYLLKPLVHLQLPRSDLYNCFYAIMNKYIPRDCFLKGRPFHLFRLLLQYHEPELCSFLDTKKMTPDSYALNWLGCLFSSYCSHEVTRAIWDGYLQLADPFFIYFLMLIILVNAKEFILAPESDGKEDIVKFLEKSPASLEVEDIEDLFSLAQYYCSKTPASFRKDNHTLFGSSLLGLKDDDSDLSQALCLAVSVSEILQANQQQGEGVRFFVVDCRPAEQYNAGHLSTAFHLDSDLMLQNPSEFAQSVKSLLEAQKQSIESGSIAGGEHLCFMGSGREEEDMYMNMVLAHFLQKNKEYVSIAKGGFMALQQHLADINVEGPENGYGHWIASTSYSKSSINSLVDGDSPNGSNDGKGVKSLVNKMTEAFKTRSVNVKEKVISFIENTSTPVDRHVSSTDRVGKPYRGVKPVFSIGDEEEYDTADEIDSSSMSDDDRKEIVNIQTWINKPDIKFHFPCKEVKENGHMFPSHLLVTATHMYCLREIASRKGFAYIQSRQALNSVVKITSKKKHPELITFKYGNSTTSGIEILAIERYLIPNAGDATKAIKQQIMKVLDALES, encoded by the exons GGAGAATGACCTTGCAGAAGCTCTAGAAGAAGGTGGTTGTGATCTTGAAACAGTCCGAAGCATAATCCAAGGGAGACCTTTGCCTGATGACCTAAGAGCCAAGGTCTGGAAG ATTGCACTGAATGTTGCAGGTAAAGGAGACAGTTTGGCATCATGGGATGGCTGTCTAGATCTGCCGGAACAGACACTGATTCACAAAGATTGTCAAGAACTGGTTG ATCAGCTGTCAGTGCCAGAAGAGGATAAGTCAGTATTACTTTTGGATATTGAATCTGTGATTACCTTTTATTGTAAATCTCGTAATGTCAAATACAGTTCTAGCCTTAGTTGGACATATCTACTTAAGCCATTGGTGCATCTTCAACTTCCACGAAGTGACTTATACAACTGCTTCTATGCTATCATGAATAAGTACATCCCCAG GGACTGCTTCCTGAAAGGGAGACCATTTCATCTCTTCCGGCTGCTCCTCCAGTACCATGAGCCAGAGCTGTGCTCTTTTCTTGACACCAAAAAGATGACCCCAGACTCATATGCACTCAACTGG CTTGGATGTCTGTTTTCAAGCTACTGTTCTCATGAAGTCACTCGTGCAATATGGGACGGATACCTACAGCTAGCAGATCCATTCTTCATTTATTTCCTAATGCTTATCATCCTTGTTAATGCAAA AGAATTCATCTTAGCACCAGAGTCGGATGGCAAAGAAGACATCGTGA AATTCCTAGAAAAATCCCCTGCCAGTTTGGAAGTAGAAGATATAGAGGACCTTTTCTCCTTGGCACAGTATTATTGTAGCAAAACTCCGGCTTCCTTCAGAAAG GACAACCACActctgtttggcagcagcttgctGGGTCTCAAAGACGACGATTCAGACTTGAGCCAAGCTTTGTGTTTAGCAGTTTCTGTATCAGAGATTCTTCAAGCTAATCAACAGCAAGGG GAAGGAGTAAGGTTCTTTGTGGTGGATTGTCGTCCTGCAGAACAGTACAATGCTGGCCATTTATCAACTGCCTTTCATTTAGATTCAGACTTG ATGCTCCAGAACCCATCGGAATTTGCTCAGTCTGTGAAGTCTTTGTTAGAAGCACAGAAACAGTCTATTGAATCTGGTTCAATAGCTGGTGGAGAGCATCTTTGTTTTATGGGAAGTGGCCGGGAGGAAGAGGATATGTATATGAACATGGTACTGGCGCACTTTTTACAG aaaaataaagaatatgTAAGCATTGCCAAAGGAGGATTTATGG CACTGCAACAGCACTTAGCAGACATTAACGTGGAAGGACCAGAAAATGGATATGGCCATTGGATTGCTAGTACTTCATACTCAAAAAGTAGTATTAACTCCTTAGTTGAC GGCGATTCTCCAAATGGTTCAAATGATGGGAAGGGTGTCAAGTCCTTGGTCAACAAGATGACAGAAGCTTTCAAGACGAGATCTGTGAATGTGAAAGAAAAAGTTATTAGTTTTATTGAAAATACATCAACTCCAGTTGATAG ACATGTGAGCAGCACTGACCGAGTGGGAAAACCTTACCGAGGCGTCAAACCGGTTTTCAGTATTGGAGATGAAGAAGAGTATGATACTG cagATGAAATTGACAGCTCCTCAATGTCGGATGATGATCGAAAAGAGATTGTCAACATTCAGACTTGGATAAATAAACCAGACATAAAGTTTCATTTCCCCTGTAAAGAGGTGAAAGAAAATGGACACATGTTTCCAAG TCATCTTTTGGTAACAGCAACACATATGTACTGTCTGAGGGAAATTGCCTCCCGAAAGGGATTTGCTTACATACAATCTCGCCAGGCACTAAACTCTGTAGTTAAAATAACATCCAAGAAAAAACATCCTGAATTAATAACCTTCAAGTATGGAAATAGCACCACTTCAGGCATAGAGATTTTGGCAATTGAGAG
- the TBC1D23 gene encoding TBC1 domain family member 23 isoform X4 yields the protein MAGGEEALPPRSWENDLAEALEEGGCDLETVRSIIQGRPLPDDLRAKVWKIALNVAGKGDSLASWDGCLDLPEQTLIHKDCQELVDQLSVPEEDKSVLLLDIESVITFYCKSRNVKYSSSLSWTYLLKPLVHLQLPRSDLYNCFYAIMNKYIPRDCFLKGRPFHLFRLLLQYHEPELCSFLDTKKMTPDSYALNWLGCLFSSYCSHEVTRAIWDGYLQLADPFFIYFLMLIILVNAKEFILAPESDGKEDIVKFLEKSPASLEVEDIEDLFSLAQYYCSKTPASFRKDNHTLFGSSLLGLKDDDSDLSQALCLAVSVSEILQANQQQGEGVRFFVVDCRPAEQYNAGHLSTAFHLDSDLMLQNPSEFAQSVKSLLEAQKQSIESGSIAGGEHLCFMGSGREEEDMYMNMVLAHFLQKNKEYVSIAKGGFMALQQHLADINVEGPENGYGHWIASTSYSKSSINSLVDGDSPNGSNDGKGVKSLVNKMTEAFKTRSVNVKEKVISFIENTSTPVDRHVSSTDRVGKPYRGVKPVFSIGDEEEYDTDEIDSSSMSDDDRKEIVNIQTWINKPDIKFHFPCKEVKENGHMFPSHLLVTATHMYCLREIASRKGFAYIQSRQALNSVVKITSKKKHPELITFKYGNSTTSGIEILAIERYLIPNAGDATKAIKQQIMKVLDALES from the exons GGAGAATGACCTTGCAGAAGCTCTAGAAGAAGGTGGTTGTGATCTTGAAACAGTCCGAAGCATAATCCAAGGGAGACCTTTGCCTGATGACCTAAGAGCCAAGGTCTGGAAG ATTGCACTGAATGTTGCAGGTAAAGGAGACAGTTTGGCATCATGGGATGGCTGTCTAGATCTGCCGGAACAGACACTGATTCACAAAGATTGTCAAGAACTGGTTG ATCAGCTGTCAGTGCCAGAAGAGGATAAGTCAGTATTACTTTTGGATATTGAATCTGTGATTACCTTTTATTGTAAATCTCGTAATGTCAAATACAGTTCTAGCCTTAGTTGGACATATCTACTTAAGCCATTGGTGCATCTTCAACTTCCACGAAGTGACTTATACAACTGCTTCTATGCTATCATGAATAAGTACATCCCCAG GGACTGCTTCCTGAAAGGGAGACCATTTCATCTCTTCCGGCTGCTCCTCCAGTACCATGAGCCAGAGCTGTGCTCTTTTCTTGACACCAAAAAGATGACCCCAGACTCATATGCACTCAACTGG CTTGGATGTCTGTTTTCAAGCTACTGTTCTCATGAAGTCACTCGTGCAATATGGGACGGATACCTACAGCTAGCAGATCCATTCTTCATTTATTTCCTAATGCTTATCATCCTTGTTAATGCAAA AGAATTCATCTTAGCACCAGAGTCGGATGGCAAAGAAGACATCGTGA AATTCCTAGAAAAATCCCCTGCCAGTTTGGAAGTAGAAGATATAGAGGACCTTTTCTCCTTGGCACAGTATTATTGTAGCAAAACTCCGGCTTCCTTCAGAAAG GACAACCACActctgtttggcagcagcttgctGGGTCTCAAAGACGACGATTCAGACTTGAGCCAAGCTTTGTGTTTAGCAGTTTCTGTATCAGAGATTCTTCAAGCTAATCAACAGCAAGGG GAAGGAGTAAGGTTCTTTGTGGTGGATTGTCGTCCTGCAGAACAGTACAATGCTGGCCATTTATCAACTGCCTTTCATTTAGATTCAGACTTG ATGCTCCAGAACCCATCGGAATTTGCTCAGTCTGTGAAGTCTTTGTTAGAAGCACAGAAACAGTCTATTGAATCTGGTTCAATAGCTGGTGGAGAGCATCTTTGTTTTATGGGAAGTGGCCGGGAGGAAGAGGATATGTATATGAACATGGTACTGGCGCACTTTTTACAG aaaaataaagaatatgTAAGCATTGCCAAAGGAGGATTTATGG CACTGCAACAGCACTTAGCAGACATTAACGTGGAAGGACCAGAAAATGGATATGGCCATTGGATTGCTAGTACTTCATACTCAAAAAGTAGTATTAACTCCTTAGTTGAC GGCGATTCTCCAAATGGTTCAAATGATGGGAAGGGTGTCAAGTCCTTGGTCAACAAGATGACAGAAGCTTTCAAGACGAGATCTGTGAATGTGAAAGAAAAAGTTATTAGTTTTATTGAAAATACATCAACTCCAGTTGATAG ACATGTGAGCAGCACTGACCGAGTGGGAAAACCTTACCGAGGCGTCAAACCGGTTTTCAGTATTGGAGATGAAGAAGAGTATGATACTG ATGAAATTGACAGCTCCTCAATGTCGGATGATGATCGAAAAGAGATTGTCAACATTCAGACTTGGATAAATAAACCAGACATAAAGTTTCATTTCCCCTGTAAAGAGGTGAAAGAAAATGGACACATGTTTCCAAG TCATCTTTTGGTAACAGCAACACATATGTACTGTCTGAGGGAAATTGCCTCCCGAAAGGGATTTGCTTACATACAATCTCGCCAGGCACTAAACTCTGTAGTTAAAATAACATCCAAGAAAAAACATCCTGAATTAATAACCTTCAAGTATGGAAATAGCACCACTTCAGGCATAGAGATTTTGGCAATTGAGAG
- the TBC1D23 gene encoding TBC1 domain family member 23 isoform X2, with amino-acid sequence MAGGEEALPPRSWENDLAEALEEGGCDLETVRSIIQGRPLPDDLRAKVWKIALNVAGKGDSLASWDGCLDLPEQTLIHKDCQELVDQLSVPEEDKSVLLLDIESVITFYCKSRNVKYSSSLSWTYLLKPLVHLQLPRSDLYNCFYAIMNKYIPRDCFLKGRPFHLFRLLLQYHEPELCSFLDTKKMTPDSYALNWLGCLFSSYCSHEVTRAIWDGYLQLADPFFIYFLMLIILVNAKEFILAPESDGKEDIVKFLEKSPASLEVEDIEDLFSLAQYYCSKTPASFRKDNHTLFGSSLLGLKDDDSDLSQALCLAVSVSEILQANQQQGEGVRFFVVDCRPAEQYNAGHLSTAFHLDSDLMLQNPSEFAQSVKSLLEAQKQSIESGSIAGGEHLCFMGSGREEEDMYMNMVLAHFLQKNKEYVSIAKGGFMALQQHLADINVEGPENGYGHWIASTSYSKSSINSLVDGDSPNGSNDGKGVKSLVNKMTEAFKTRSVNVKEKVISFIENTSTPVDRVSFNLSWPETASLQRHVSSTDRVGKPYRGVKPVFSIGDEEEYDTDEIDSSSMSDDDRKEIVNIQTWINKPDIKFHFPCKEVKENGHMFPSHLLVTATHMYCLREIASRKGFAYIQSRQALNSVVKITSKKKHPELITFKYGNSTTSGIEILAIERYLIPNAGDATKAIKQQIMKVLDALES; translated from the exons GGAGAATGACCTTGCAGAAGCTCTAGAAGAAGGTGGTTGTGATCTTGAAACAGTCCGAAGCATAATCCAAGGGAGACCTTTGCCTGATGACCTAAGAGCCAAGGTCTGGAAG ATTGCACTGAATGTTGCAGGTAAAGGAGACAGTTTGGCATCATGGGATGGCTGTCTAGATCTGCCGGAACAGACACTGATTCACAAAGATTGTCAAGAACTGGTTG ATCAGCTGTCAGTGCCAGAAGAGGATAAGTCAGTATTACTTTTGGATATTGAATCTGTGATTACCTTTTATTGTAAATCTCGTAATGTCAAATACAGTTCTAGCCTTAGTTGGACATATCTACTTAAGCCATTGGTGCATCTTCAACTTCCACGAAGTGACTTATACAACTGCTTCTATGCTATCATGAATAAGTACATCCCCAG GGACTGCTTCCTGAAAGGGAGACCATTTCATCTCTTCCGGCTGCTCCTCCAGTACCATGAGCCAGAGCTGTGCTCTTTTCTTGACACCAAAAAGATGACCCCAGACTCATATGCACTCAACTGG CTTGGATGTCTGTTTTCAAGCTACTGTTCTCATGAAGTCACTCGTGCAATATGGGACGGATACCTACAGCTAGCAGATCCATTCTTCATTTATTTCCTAATGCTTATCATCCTTGTTAATGCAAA AGAATTCATCTTAGCACCAGAGTCGGATGGCAAAGAAGACATCGTGA AATTCCTAGAAAAATCCCCTGCCAGTTTGGAAGTAGAAGATATAGAGGACCTTTTCTCCTTGGCACAGTATTATTGTAGCAAAACTCCGGCTTCCTTCAGAAAG GACAACCACActctgtttggcagcagcttgctGGGTCTCAAAGACGACGATTCAGACTTGAGCCAAGCTTTGTGTTTAGCAGTTTCTGTATCAGAGATTCTTCAAGCTAATCAACAGCAAGGG GAAGGAGTAAGGTTCTTTGTGGTGGATTGTCGTCCTGCAGAACAGTACAATGCTGGCCATTTATCAACTGCCTTTCATTTAGATTCAGACTTG ATGCTCCAGAACCCATCGGAATTTGCTCAGTCTGTGAAGTCTTTGTTAGAAGCACAGAAACAGTCTATTGAATCTGGTTCAATAGCTGGTGGAGAGCATCTTTGTTTTATGGGAAGTGGCCGGGAGGAAGAGGATATGTATATGAACATGGTACTGGCGCACTTTTTACAG aaaaataaagaatatgTAAGCATTGCCAAAGGAGGATTTATGG CACTGCAACAGCACTTAGCAGACATTAACGTGGAAGGACCAGAAAATGGATATGGCCATTGGATTGCTAGTACTTCATACTCAAAAAGTAGTATTAACTCCTTAGTTGAC GGCGATTCTCCAAATGGTTCAAATGATGGGAAGGGTGTCAAGTCCTTGGTCAACAAGATGACAGAAGCTTTCAAGACGAGATCTGTGAATGTGAAAGAAAAAGTTATTAGTTTTATTGAAAATACATCAACTCCAGTTGATAG AGTTTCTTTCAATCTTTCCTGGCCTGAGACAGCAAGTTTGCAGCG ACATGTGAGCAGCACTGACCGAGTGGGAAAACCTTACCGAGGCGTCAAACCGGTTTTCAGTATTGGAGATGAAGAAGAGTATGATACTG ATGAAATTGACAGCTCCTCAATGTCGGATGATGATCGAAAAGAGATTGTCAACATTCAGACTTGGATAAATAAACCAGACATAAAGTTTCATTTCCCCTGTAAAGAGGTGAAAGAAAATGGACACATGTTTCCAAG TCATCTTTTGGTAACAGCAACACATATGTACTGTCTGAGGGAAATTGCCTCCCGAAAGGGATTTGCTTACATACAATCTCGCCAGGCACTAAACTCTGTAGTTAAAATAACATCCAAGAAAAAACATCCTGAATTAATAACCTTCAAGTATGGAAATAGCACCACTTCAGGCATAGAGATTTTGGCAATTGAGAG
- the TBC1D23 gene encoding TBC1 domain family member 23 isoform X1: protein MAGGEEALPPRSWENDLAEALEEGGCDLETVRSIIQGRPLPDDLRAKVWKIALNVAGKGDSLASWDGCLDLPEQTLIHKDCQELVDQLSVPEEDKSVLLLDIESVITFYCKSRNVKYSSSLSWTYLLKPLVHLQLPRSDLYNCFYAIMNKYIPRDCFLKGRPFHLFRLLLQYHEPELCSFLDTKKMTPDSYALNWLGCLFSSYCSHEVTRAIWDGYLQLADPFFIYFLMLIILVNAKEFILAPESDGKEDIVKFLEKSPASLEVEDIEDLFSLAQYYCSKTPASFRKDNHTLFGSSLLGLKDDDSDLSQALCLAVSVSEILQANQQQGEGVRFFVVDCRPAEQYNAGHLSTAFHLDSDLMLQNPSEFAQSVKSLLEAQKQSIESGSIAGGEHLCFMGSGREEEDMYMNMVLAHFLQKNKEYVSIAKGGFMALQQHLADINVEGPENGYGHWIASTSYSKSSINSLVDGDSPNGSNDGKGVKSLVNKMTEAFKTRSVNVKEKVISFIENTSTPVDRVSFNLSWPETASLQRHVSSTDRVGKPYRGVKPVFSIGDEEEYDTADEIDSSSMSDDDRKEIVNIQTWINKPDIKFHFPCKEVKENGHMFPSHLLVTATHMYCLREIASRKGFAYIQSRQALNSVVKITSKKKHPELITFKYGNSTTSGIEILAIERYLIPNAGDATKAIKQQIMKVLDALES from the exons GGAGAATGACCTTGCAGAAGCTCTAGAAGAAGGTGGTTGTGATCTTGAAACAGTCCGAAGCATAATCCAAGGGAGACCTTTGCCTGATGACCTAAGAGCCAAGGTCTGGAAG ATTGCACTGAATGTTGCAGGTAAAGGAGACAGTTTGGCATCATGGGATGGCTGTCTAGATCTGCCGGAACAGACACTGATTCACAAAGATTGTCAAGAACTGGTTG ATCAGCTGTCAGTGCCAGAAGAGGATAAGTCAGTATTACTTTTGGATATTGAATCTGTGATTACCTTTTATTGTAAATCTCGTAATGTCAAATACAGTTCTAGCCTTAGTTGGACATATCTACTTAAGCCATTGGTGCATCTTCAACTTCCACGAAGTGACTTATACAACTGCTTCTATGCTATCATGAATAAGTACATCCCCAG GGACTGCTTCCTGAAAGGGAGACCATTTCATCTCTTCCGGCTGCTCCTCCAGTACCATGAGCCAGAGCTGTGCTCTTTTCTTGACACCAAAAAGATGACCCCAGACTCATATGCACTCAACTGG CTTGGATGTCTGTTTTCAAGCTACTGTTCTCATGAAGTCACTCGTGCAATATGGGACGGATACCTACAGCTAGCAGATCCATTCTTCATTTATTTCCTAATGCTTATCATCCTTGTTAATGCAAA AGAATTCATCTTAGCACCAGAGTCGGATGGCAAAGAAGACATCGTGA AATTCCTAGAAAAATCCCCTGCCAGTTTGGAAGTAGAAGATATAGAGGACCTTTTCTCCTTGGCACAGTATTATTGTAGCAAAACTCCGGCTTCCTTCAGAAAG GACAACCACActctgtttggcagcagcttgctGGGTCTCAAAGACGACGATTCAGACTTGAGCCAAGCTTTGTGTTTAGCAGTTTCTGTATCAGAGATTCTTCAAGCTAATCAACAGCAAGGG GAAGGAGTAAGGTTCTTTGTGGTGGATTGTCGTCCTGCAGAACAGTACAATGCTGGCCATTTATCAACTGCCTTTCATTTAGATTCAGACTTG ATGCTCCAGAACCCATCGGAATTTGCTCAGTCTGTGAAGTCTTTGTTAGAAGCACAGAAACAGTCTATTGAATCTGGTTCAATAGCTGGTGGAGAGCATCTTTGTTTTATGGGAAGTGGCCGGGAGGAAGAGGATATGTATATGAACATGGTACTGGCGCACTTTTTACAG aaaaataaagaatatgTAAGCATTGCCAAAGGAGGATTTATGG CACTGCAACAGCACTTAGCAGACATTAACGTGGAAGGACCAGAAAATGGATATGGCCATTGGATTGCTAGTACTTCATACTCAAAAAGTAGTATTAACTCCTTAGTTGAC GGCGATTCTCCAAATGGTTCAAATGATGGGAAGGGTGTCAAGTCCTTGGTCAACAAGATGACAGAAGCTTTCAAGACGAGATCTGTGAATGTGAAAGAAAAAGTTATTAGTTTTATTGAAAATACATCAACTCCAGTTGATAG AGTTTCTTTCAATCTTTCCTGGCCTGAGACAGCAAGTTTGCAGCG ACATGTGAGCAGCACTGACCGAGTGGGAAAACCTTACCGAGGCGTCAAACCGGTTTTCAGTATTGGAGATGAAGAAGAGTATGATACTG cagATGAAATTGACAGCTCCTCAATGTCGGATGATGATCGAAAAGAGATTGTCAACATTCAGACTTGGATAAATAAACCAGACATAAAGTTTCATTTCCCCTGTAAAGAGGTGAAAGAAAATGGACACATGTTTCCAAG TCATCTTTTGGTAACAGCAACACATATGTACTGTCTGAGGGAAATTGCCTCCCGAAAGGGATTTGCTTACATACAATCTCGCCAGGCACTAAACTCTGTAGTTAAAATAACATCCAAGAAAAAACATCCTGAATTAATAACCTTCAAGTATGGAAATAGCACCACTTCAGGCATAGAGATTTTGGCAATTGAGAG